The following proteins come from a genomic window of Deinococcus aerius:
- a CDS encoding GntR family transcriptional regulator, which translates to MSLSSPPWVVPLNTASATPVYVQVARGLAARIEGGDLADGTALPAERELAGTLGVSRVTVRQALALLAQQGLLTRRHGSGTFVHAPAPERAPRPLGLLTGFSDDIRSRGQTPGARVLGFECAHPTPREVMTLALSPTDTVYRVRRLRTADGEPLAVEESTLPASVMGPLSEDDVTDRSLYGLLAARGLSPVRAVRHLRAVNAEPELAGWLGVSPGAALLATERVSWTADGRPIEHARAHYRGDRYDFVMELHGGRTG; encoded by the coding sequence ATGTCCCTCTCCTCCCCGCCCTGGGTGGTTCCGCTGAACACCGCCAGCGCCACGCCCGTCTACGTGCAGGTGGCCCGGGGCCTCGCCGCGCGGATCGAGGGGGGCGATCTCGCGGACGGCACGGCCCTTCCCGCCGAACGGGAACTGGCAGGCACGCTGGGCGTCTCGCGCGTGACCGTGCGCCAGGCACTCGCCCTCCTCGCCCAGCAGGGGCTGCTGACGCGGCGGCACGGCAGCGGCACCTTTGTCCATGCGCCCGCCCCGGAACGCGCCCCCCGGCCCCTGGGGCTGCTCACCGGTTTCTCGGACGACATCCGCTCGCGGGGGCAGACCCCGGGTGCGCGGGTGCTGGGCTTCGAGTGCGCGCACCCCACGCCCCGGGAGGTGATGACGCTCGCCCTCTCGCCCACCGACACCGTGTACCGGGTGCGCCGGTTGCGGACGGCGGATGGGGAACCGCTCGCCGTCGAGGAAAGCACGCTGCCCGCCTCGGTGATGGGGCCGCTGAGCGAGGACGACGTGACCGACCGCAGCCTCTACGGCCTGCTGGCGGCGCGCGGCTTGAGTCCGGTGCGGGCCGTGCGGCACCTGCGCGCGGTGAATGCCGAGCCGGAGTTGGCGGGCTGGCTGGGCGTGTCTCCCGGCGCCGCCCTGCTCGCCACCGAGCGCGTCTCGTGGACGGCGGACGGCAGGCCCATCGAACACGCCCGCGCCCACTACCGCGGCGACCGCTACGACTTCGTGATGGAGCTGCACGGCGGGAGGACCGGGTGA
- a CDS encoding ABC transporter substrate-binding protein: MPKYVQIKPGLVSLVTLALLGGALAAPKKVTGYSNLGITDGKPGGTYTLVLGDSPQSLNYYGVIDNNLGLVAQQLFDGLVEFNYANYKIEPALAESWTVSPDGKVYTFKLRQGVRWSDGQPLTADDVVFTYKNIIMNPEARAGDAGNFKLDGKDVTISKVDANTVRFTLPRAAPAFLLQQRYFIMPRHKLLKFSQEGGAKPADINNAWPSNVAESEVVGTGPFRLGNYTAGQKVSLVKNPNYWKVDAKGTKLPYLNGLDFLIIRDPQAQVAQFLAGNIDQLNITGAQFPDIKGREVAGAPFKVIRSTALFGSPPFIAYNFDAKDPALAKVFSDVRFRRAMQQALNRPRIIDTVYNGLASLPGHGVAPANREWYVNTTRQLGTFDLAAAGRALDALGLRDTNGDGVREISRGKNLEFDLTYATDSSVYPAMATILQNDFGKIGVKVNLRGILAKNLLSTGLSGDWEAILHAFGDQPDPELRKPIWQPGGALYYWHRSLQPAQDGGTPNVARMFPWEKEIYNIFDDAATTTDRSKRKALYTRWQLLFAQNLPVTPIAKPENIGAISNKYGNYIYNLGVIPGYNPVPLVYQK, encoded by the coding sequence ATGCCTAAATACGTCCAGATCAAGCCCGGTCTCGTCAGCCTGGTCACGCTCGCGCTGCTGGGGGGCGCCCTGGCCGCGCCCAAAAAGGTCACCGGGTACAGCAACCTCGGCATCACGGACGGCAAGCCCGGCGGCACCTACACCCTCGTGTTGGGGGACAGCCCCCAGAGCCTGAACTACTACGGCGTGATCGACAACAACCTGGGCCTGGTCGCCCAGCAACTCTTCGACGGGCTGGTGGAGTTCAACTACGCGAACTACAAGATCGAGCCCGCGCTCGCCGAGTCGTGGACGGTCAGCCCGGACGGCAAGGTGTACACCTTCAAGCTGCGCCAGGGCGTGCGGTGGAGTGACGGCCAGCCCCTGACCGCCGACGACGTGGTGTTCACCTACAAGAACATCATCATGAACCCGGAGGCGCGCGCCGGGGACGCGGGCAACTTCAAGCTCGACGGCAAGGACGTGACGATCAGCAAGGTGGACGCGAACACCGTGCGCTTCACCCTGCCGCGCGCCGCCCCGGCCTTCCTGCTCCAGCAGCGGTACTTCATCATGCCGCGCCACAAGCTGCTCAAGTTCTCCCAGGAGGGCGGCGCCAAGCCCGCCGACATCAACAACGCCTGGCCCAGCAACGTGGCGGAATCCGAGGTCGTCGGCACCGGCCCCTTCCGGCTGGGCAACTACACCGCCGGGCAGAAGGTCAGCCTCGTCAAGAACCCCAACTACTGGAAGGTAGACGCGAAGGGCACCAAGCTCCCCTACCTGAACGGGCTCGACTTCCTGATCATCCGTGATCCCCAGGCGCAGGTCGCGCAGTTCCTGGCCGGGAACATCGACCAGCTCAACATCACCGGGGCGCAGTTCCCCGACATCAAGGGCCGTGAGGTGGCGGGCGCCCCCTTCAAGGTGATCCGCTCGACCGCGCTGTTCGGCTCCCCGCCCTTCATCGCCTACAACTTCGACGCCAAGGACCCGGCACTCGCCAAGGTGTTCAGTGACGTGCGCTTCCGGCGGGCGATGCAGCAGGCCCTCAACCGCCCCCGCATCATCGACACGGTGTACAACGGCCTCGCCAGCCTGCCCGGGCACGGCGTGGCGCCCGCGAACCGGGAGTGGTACGTCAACACCACCCGCCAGCTCGGCACCTTCGACCTTGCGGCGGCGGGCCGGGCGCTCGACGCCCTGGGGCTCAGGGACACCAACGGTGACGGCGTGCGCGAGATCAGCCGCGGCAAGAACCTGGAGTTCGACCTGACGTACGCGACCGACTCCTCGGTCTACCCCGCGATGGCGACCATCCTCCAGAACGACTTTGGCAAGATCGGCGTCAAGGTGAACCTGAGGGGCATCCTCGCCAAGAACCTGCTCTCGACCGGGCTCAGCGGCGACTGGGAGGCCATTCTGCACGCCTTCGGGGACCAGCCCGACCCCGAACTCCGCAAGCCGATCTGGCAGCCGGGCGGCGCCCTGTACTACTGGCACCGCAGCCTCCAGCCCGCGCAGGATGGCGGCACGCCGAACGTGGCCCGCATGTTCCCCTGGGAAAAGGAGATCTACAACATCTTCGACGACGCGGCGACGACCACCGACCGCAGCAAGCGCAAGGCGCTGTACACCCGCTGGCAGCTCCTGTTCGCCCAGAACCTGCCGGTCACGCCCATCGCCAAGCCCGAGAACATCGGCGCGATCAGCAACAAGTACGGCAACTACATCTACAACCTGGGCGTGATTCCGGGCTACAACCCGGTGCCGCTGGTGTACCAGAAGTAA
- a CDS encoding ABC transporter permease — protein sequence MTALPTTDHTPAPSPWALAWRRYRKSRLGVIGGWLLILLYASALLSPFLAPYNITSQHEDLGYQPPQRVHIVHDGQLRAPFVYGFKQERDPVTFARRNVEDRENPIPIGFFVRGEPYRFLGIPSNLHLFGVPEGHYFFPLGTDQLGRDLLSRTLVGGQVSLTVGVIGVLISFAIGIVLGGVSGYFGGWVDNLIQRVVEVLLSFPRLPILLALSALIPARWPSTWVYLGIVAVLALIGWAGLARVVRGQVLAARGLEYVTAAQAIGARDLRVILRHITPNLSSFLVVTATLALPGYILGESALSFLGLGIKEPMTSWGLLLKDAQNFQTLRLYPWLLIPGLFIFLAVLAFNFFGDALRDAADTQSR from the coding sequence ATGACCGCCCTCCCCACCACCGACCATACCCCCGCACCCTCCCCTTGGGCGCTCGCTTGGCGGCGTTATCGCAAGTCGCGGCTAGGTGTCATCGGCGGGTGGCTGCTCATCCTGCTGTACGCCTCGGCGCTCCTGTCCCCGTTCCTCGCGCCGTACAACATCACCTCGCAGCACGAGGACCTGGGCTACCAGCCGCCGCAGCGGGTCCACATCGTCCACGACGGGCAGCTCCGCGCCCCCTTCGTCTACGGCTTCAAGCAGGAGCGCGATCCGGTGACCTTCGCGCGCAGGAATGTGGAGGACCGCGAAAACCCCATCCCCATCGGGTTCTTCGTGCGCGGGGAGCCGTACCGCTTCCTGGGTATCCCGTCGAATCTCCACCTCTTCGGCGTGCCCGAGGGGCATTACTTCTTCCCACTGGGCACGGATCAGCTTGGCCGCGACCTGCTGTCCCGCACCCTGGTCGGCGGGCAGGTGAGCCTCACTGTCGGCGTGATCGGGGTGCTGATCTCCTTCGCCATCGGGATCGTGCTGGGTGGAGTCAGCGGGTACTTCGGCGGCTGGGTGGATAACCTGATTCAGCGGGTGGTGGAGGTGCTGCTGAGCTTTCCGCGCCTGCCCATCCTGCTCGCCCTCTCGGCGCTGATCCCCGCACGCTGGCCCTCGACCTGGGTGTACCTGGGCATCGTCGCCGTCCTCGCGCTGATCGGCTGGGCGGGGCTGGCGCGGGTGGTGCGCGGGCAGGTGCTCGCCGCGCGGGGGCTGGAGTACGTGACCGCCGCGCAGGCCATCGGGGCGCGCGACCTGCGGGTGATCCTGCGGCACATCACGCCGAACCTCAGCTCCTTCCTGGTCGTGACGGCCACGCTCGCGCTGCCGGGCTACATCCTGGGCGAGAGTGCCCTGAGTTTTCTCGGCCTGGGCATCAAGGAACCCATGACCTCCTGGGGCCTGCTGCTCAAGGACGCGCAGAACTTCCAGACCCTGCGGCTGTACCCCTGGCTGCTGATCCCCGGCCTCTTCATCTTCCTGGCAGTCCTCGCCTTCAACTTCTTCGGGGACGCCCTGCGCGACGCGGCGGACACCCAGAGCCGGTAG
- a CDS encoding ABC transporter permease, translating to MLNYALRRILGMIPTLLVISAVCFLVIKLQPGSFTDQYLEDPRFTRETAEAISRQLGLDQPAIVQYGRWLWGVVTRFDFGYSFLQNRPVVSVIGDLLGWTVFLSLITLLFSWLIAVPLGLYTAFNRHGVAASIANFFGYVGLAIPDFLAALLLVALVLQFGGTNVGGLFSPAYIDAPWSWAKVVDLLNHLWIPVLALGLEGVAGLMRQMRASTLDVLTQDYIRTARAKGLPQHRVIWRHAVRNAINPLISLAGLSLPSLISGTIIVSIVLSLPTIGPLLYDSLVNKDQYTALTLLMLSAFLLLVGNLLADLALAWADPRVRYT from the coding sequence ATGCTGAACTACGCCCTGCGCCGCATCCTCGGCATGATTCCCACCCTGCTCGTCATCAGCGCGGTGTGCTTTCTCGTGATCAAGCTCCAGCCGGGGAGTTTCACCGACCAGTACCTCGAAGACCCGCGCTTCACCCGCGAGACGGCGGAGGCGATCAGCCGTCAGCTCGGCCTGGACCAGCCTGCCATCGTGCAGTACGGGCGCTGGCTGTGGGGCGTGGTCACCCGCTTCGACTTCGGGTACTCCTTCCTGCAAAACCGCCCGGTCGTCAGCGTGATCGGGGACCTGCTGGGCTGGACCGTCTTCCTGAGCCTGATCACGCTGCTGTTCTCCTGGCTCATCGCGGTGCCGCTGGGGCTGTACACGGCCTTCAACCGGCACGGGGTCGCGGCGAGCATCGCCAACTTCTTCGGATACGTCGGCCTCGCCATCCCCGACTTCCTGGCGGCGCTGCTGCTCGTCGCGCTCGTGCTGCAATTCGGGGGCACGAATGTGGGCGGCCTCTTCAGCCCGGCGTACATCGACGCGCCGTGGTCGTGGGCGAAGGTGGTGGACCTGCTCAACCATCTGTGGATTCCGGTCCTGGCGCTCGGGCTGGAGGGGGTGGCGGGCCTGATGCGGCAGATGCGCGCCTCCACCCTGGACGTGCTGACCCAGGACTACATCCGCACCGCGCGTGCCAAGGGCCTGCCGCAGCACCGGGTGATCTGGCGCCATGCGGTCCGCAACGCGATCAACCCCCTGATCAGCCTGGCGGGGCTCAGCCTGCCCTCGCTCATCAGCGGCACGATCATCGTCAGCATCGTCCTGAGCCTGCCCACCATCGGCCCGCTGCTGTACGACAGCCTGGTGAACAAGGACCAGTACACGGCGCTGACCCTGCTCATGCTGAGCGCCTTCCTGCTGCTCGTCGGCAACCTGCTCGCCGACCTGGCGTTGGCGTGGGCGGACCCGCGCGTGAGGTACACGTGA